One stretch of Pseudomonas sp. NC02 DNA includes these proteins:
- a CDS encoding SulP family inorganic anion transporter, with protein MNTKPESDTTPNRAQDLLAGLSIAGLLLPEAVAYSSIAALPPQAGVIALFAGLLCYGLFGTSRFAIVSATSSSAAVLAAATATLAGDDPALRLSLAMGLVLVTGAFFLLAGMLKLGGLTSFIAKPVLRGFAFGLALTIILKQLASVVGVHLTDNNLIRFLPQLLEQLPRWNWAAAAVAGVALLLLWLCARVRRLPGGLLVVILGIAAGQWLDLQAHGVALIGVIDLRLELAHLPVLPFADWLRLGELAFAMVMILYAESYGSISSFALKHGDRVSSNRDLLALGAANLLSGLFQGMPTGAGYSATSANEAAGANSRLAGVVAALVVLAIVLTVLPLVALTPEPVLAAIVIYALGRGLSLQPLGRYFSWRRDRLLVICAVAAVLVLGVLDGLLVAVGISVVLMLRQMSSADVRELGRIDGGHDFVELLHHPSAEQIPGVLIVRPSEALFFANAERVLGAVLSLMRHSTLPLHTIVLSLEESPDLDGTSIEALQAFFVQVRGEGKCLVLARVRHEAQEVLQTLPEACAPQVLISGLSVDGAVQLALQPTA; from the coding sequence TTGAACACCAAGCCTGAGAGCGACACCACGCCGAACCGTGCACAAGACTTGCTGGCCGGCCTGTCCATCGCCGGCCTGTTGCTGCCCGAGGCCGTGGCCTATTCCAGCATCGCCGCGTTGCCGCCCCAGGCGGGCGTGATCGCCTTGTTTGCCGGATTGTTGTGCTACGGCCTGTTTGGCACCAGCCGCTTCGCGATTGTCTCTGCCACATCGTCCTCGGCAGCGGTGCTGGCGGCGGCCACGGCAACGCTGGCGGGGGATGACCCGGCACTCAGGCTGAGCCTGGCAATGGGCCTGGTACTGGTGACGGGGGCGTTTTTCCTGTTGGCCGGGATGCTCAAGCTGGGCGGGCTGACCTCGTTTATCGCCAAGCCGGTGTTGCGTGGCTTTGCCTTTGGCCTGGCGCTGACGATCATCCTCAAGCAGTTGGCCAGCGTGGTGGGCGTGCACCTGACCGACAACAACCTGATTCGCTTCCTGCCCCAGCTCCTGGAGCAACTGCCGCGCTGGAACTGGGCCGCCGCTGCCGTCGCGGGCGTCGCGTTGCTGCTGCTCTGGCTATGCGCACGAGTTCGGCGCCTGCCGGGCGGGTTGCTGGTGGTGATCCTCGGGATTGCCGCCGGCCAGTGGCTGGATCTGCAGGCCCATGGCGTGGCGTTGATCGGCGTCATCGACCTGCGTCTGGAACTGGCGCATTTGCCGGTATTGCCGTTCGCCGACTGGCTGCGCCTGGGAGAGTTGGCGTTTGCCATGGTGATGATTCTTTACGCCGAGTCCTACGGCTCCATCAGCTCCTTCGCCCTCAAGCATGGTGATCGCGTGTCATCCAACCGTGACCTGCTGGCGCTGGGGGCCGCCAACCTGCTGTCCGGGCTGTTCCAGGGCATGCCCACTGGCGCCGGGTATTCGGCGACATCGGCCAATGAGGCGGCGGGCGCCAACTCGCGGCTGGCGGGAGTCGTGGCGGCGCTGGTGGTGTTGGCGATCGTGCTGACGGTGCTGCCGCTGGTGGCATTGACGCCGGAGCCGGTGCTTGCCGCCATCGTCATTTACGCCTTGGGCCGTGGCTTGAGCCTGCAGCCCCTGGGCCGCTATTTCTCCTGGCGGCGCGACCGGTTGCTGGTGATTTGCGCGGTGGCGGCGGTGTTGGTGCTGGGGGTGCTGGATGGGTTATTGGTGGCGGTCGGGATCAGCGTGGTGTTGATGTTGCGCCAGATGTCGTCGGCGGACGTGCGCGAGTTGGGGCGCATTGACGGTGGGCATGATTTTGTCGAGCTGCTCCATCACCCGAGCGCCGAACAGATCCCCGGCGTGCTGATCGTGCGGCCCAGTGAAGCGCTGTTCTTCGCGAATGCCGAGCGAGTGCTGGGGGCCGTGTTGAGCCTGATGCGACATTCCACGTTACCGCTGCACACCATCGTGCTCAGCCTGGAAGAATCCCCCGACCTGGACGGCACCAGCATCGAGGCGTTGCAGGCTTTTTTCGTACAGGTGCGAGGGGAGGGCAAATGCCTGGTGCTGGCCCGCGTACGGCATGAGGCGCAGGAGGTGTTGCAGACGCTGCCTGAGGCGTGTGCGCCCCAGGTGCTGATCAGCGGGTTGAGTGTCGATGGTGCAGTGCAACTCGCGTTGCAACCCACCGCCTGA
- a CDS encoding serine/threonine transporter — MNDQANSVDERYATTPATLTSWSRQDTTWMLGLFGTAIGAGTLFLPINAGLGGFWPLVILALLAFPMTFFAHRGLTRFVLSGREGSDITDVVEEHFGLKAGAAITLLYFFAIFPILLIYSVALTNTVGSFMEHQLHIAPPPRAILSLVLILGLLAVVRCGEQVIVKAMSLMVYPFIVALLFLAVYLVPHWNGGILSTASTIPAPSALLHTLWLAIPVMVFSFNHSPIISAFAVDQKRQYGEHAEERSSQILSRAHILMVVMVLFFVFSCVLTLSPAQLAEAKAQNLSILSYLANHFSNPTIEFAAPLIAFVAIAKSFLGHYIGASEGLKGLVLKSGRRPAAKTLDRMTAAFMLVVCWIVATLNPSILGMIETLGGPIIASILFLMPMYAIRKVPAMAKYRGQASNVFVTAVGLVAITALIYSLVS; from the coding sequence ATGAATGATCAGGCCAATAGCGTCGACGAACGCTACGCAACGACACCTGCAACCCTCACAAGCTGGAGCCGTCAGGACACCACCTGGATGCTCGGCCTGTTCGGTACGGCCATCGGCGCCGGCACCTTGTTCCTGCCGATCAACGCGGGCCTTGGCGGTTTCTGGCCGCTGGTGATCCTCGCGCTGCTGGCATTCCCGATGACGTTTTTCGCGCACCGTGGCCTGACCCGCTTTGTGCTCTCGGGCCGTGAAGGCTCGGACATCACCGACGTGGTCGAAGAACATTTCGGCCTCAAGGCCGGCGCCGCGATCACCTTGCTGTACTTCTTCGCGATCTTCCCGATCCTGCTGATCTATAGCGTGGCGCTGACCAACACCGTCGGCAGCTTCATGGAGCATCAACTGCACATCGCGCCACCACCGCGGGCGATCCTGTCACTCGTGCTGATCCTCGGCCTGCTGGCCGTGGTGCGGTGTGGCGAGCAGGTGATCGTCAAGGCCATGAGCCTGATGGTGTATCCGTTTATCGTCGCCTTGCTGTTCCTCGCCGTGTACCTGGTGCCGCACTGGAACGGCGGCATCCTCAGCACCGCCAGCACCATCCCTGCCCCGTCGGCGCTGCTGCACACGCTGTGGCTGGCGATTCCGGTGATGGTGTTCTCGTTCAACCATTCGCCGATCATCTCGGCCTTTGCGGTGGACCAGAAGCGCCAGTACGGCGAACACGCCGAGGAACGCAGCTCGCAGATCCTGTCCCGGGCACACATCCTGATGGTGGTGATGGTGCTGTTCTTCGTGTTCAGTTGCGTACTGACCCTGTCGCCGGCGCAACTGGCCGAAGCCAAGGCGCAGAACCTGTCGATCCTGTCCTACCTGGCGAACCACTTCAGCAACCCGACCATCGAGTTCGCCGCGCCGCTGATCGCGTTTGTGGCGATTGCCAAGTCGTTCCTGGGCCATTACATCGGCGCCAGTGAAGGCCTCAAGGGCCTGGTGCTCAAAAGCGGCCGTCGCCCGGCTGCCAAGACCCTGGACCGCATGACGGCTGCCTTCATGCTGGTGGTGTGCTGGATCGTCGCGACCCTCAACCCTAGCATCCTCGGCATGATCGAGACCCTGGGCGGGCCGATCATTGCGTCGATCCTGTTCCTGATGCCGATGTACGCGATCCGCAAGGTACCGGCGATGGCCAAGTACCGTGGCCAGGCGTCCAACGTGTTCGTCACGGCGGTGGGCCTGGTGGCGATTACCGCGCTGATTTATTCGCTGGTGTCCTGA
- a CDS encoding tautomerase family protein has translation MPIVRIDLRKNPDVTYAKRVGVLIYNAMHTAIGVPEHDNFQILTEHDEHHFIYDPEYLGIQRTDNLVIIQITLNEGRSTEQKKLLYKTIAESLHRELAVRLEDVFISLVEVKKENWSFGNGIAQYAS, from the coding sequence ATGCCAATCGTGCGCATCGACCTTCGGAAAAACCCCGACGTCACCTACGCCAAGCGCGTCGGCGTATTGATCTACAACGCCATGCACACGGCCATCGGCGTGCCTGAACACGACAACTTCCAGATCCTCACCGAGCACGATGAACACCACTTCATCTATGACCCGGAGTACCTGGGCATCCAGCGCACCGACAACCTGGTGATCATCCAGATCACTCTGAATGAAGGCCGCAGTACCGAGCAGAAAAAGCTGCTGTACAAAACCATTGCCGAGAGCTTGCACCGTGAACTGGCGGTGCGCCTGGAAGATGTGTTTATCAGCCTGGTGGAGGTCAAGAAGGAAAACTGGTCGTTCGGCAACGGGATTGCGCAGTACGCCAGCTAA
- a CDS encoding TetR/AcrR family transcriptional regulator, which produces MPRVSRKQAELNREIIVEAATRLFRERGIHGISVSDVMAAAGLTHGGFYGHFESREALATEACNRAFEQSSERWQARVEQSPDPEAARLALIDPYLSAANRDNPGDSCPVAAFAGEMCHEAADSALQRSFIRGFEASMGILAATQATGTPEGDRQAAIAQYATMVGALTLARATKGNGLSDEFLAAARNLLIPEKNLG; this is translated from the coding sequence ATGCCACGCGTGTCCCGCAAACAAGCCGAACTCAACCGCGAAATCATCGTCGAGGCCGCCACGCGGCTGTTTCGTGAACGGGGCATCCATGGCATCAGCGTGTCGGACGTGATGGCCGCCGCCGGGCTGACCCATGGCGGTTTCTACGGGCACTTCGAGTCCCGTGAGGCGCTGGCCACGGAAGCCTGCAACCGGGCGTTCGAACAGTCGAGCGAGCGCTGGCAGGCCAGGGTCGAGCAGAGCCCTGATCCCGAGGCTGCGCGCCTGGCGTTGATTGATCCGTATCTGTCGGCGGCCAATCGTGACAACCCCGGGGACAGTTGCCCGGTTGCGGCTTTTGCCGGGGAGATGTGCCATGAAGCCGCCGACAGCGCGTTGCAACGCAGCTTTATCCGGGGCTTTGAAGCGTCCATGGGCATCCTGGCCGCTACCCAGGCCACCGGAACCCCCGAAGGTGACCGGCAGGCCGCCATTGCCCAGTACGCGACGATGGTCGGCGCCCTCACCCTGGCCCGTGCGACCAAAGGCAACGGCCTGTCTGATGAATTCCTCGCTGCCGCCAGGAATCTCCTGATCCCGGAAAAAAACCTCGGCTGA
- a CDS encoding cysteine hydrolase family protein, with protein sequence MPDIKRPALLIIDMQVGLYDGPEKPYERERVLDNINQLIQRARHAGVPVFAVRHTGPAGSPIEVGSPFWQLWPALEVDEARDTVFNKTRPSCFLGTELSQQLAAAQVNELVIVGMKTQYCIDTTCRVAVELGFSVLLPEDAHTCMDTPALSAASIIEHHNATLAGAFVQRVKADDICF encoded by the coding sequence ATGCCTGACATCAAGCGCCCCGCCCTGCTGATCATCGACATGCAGGTCGGCCTGTACGACGGCCCGGAAAAACCCTATGAACGCGAGCGCGTACTCGACAACATCAACCAGCTGATTCAGCGCGCCCGACACGCTGGCGTGCCGGTTTTCGCTGTACGTCACACCGGCCCTGCGGGTTCGCCCATCGAGGTGGGCAGCCCGTTTTGGCAACTATGGCCAGCACTGGAGGTTGATGAAGCTCGCGACACGGTTTTCAATAAAACCCGGCCCAGCTGTTTTCTCGGCACCGAGCTGTCGCAGCAACTGGCGGCGGCACAGGTGAATGAACTGGTGATCGTCGGGATGAAAACCCAGTACTGCATCGACACGACGTGCCGAGTGGCCGTGGAGCTGGGGTTCTCGGTGCTGCTGCCGGAGGATGCCCATACTTGCATGGACACTCCGGCGTTATCGGCCGCATCGATTATCGAGCACCATAACGCAACCTTGGCCGGGGCATTTGTGCAGCGTGTGAAAGCTGACGATATCTGCTTCTAA
- a CDS encoding 2-hydroxyacid dehydrogenase codes for MPVTVLVLVETINDYLPIIEGNGFHVILAPTPAERTKAIKTHGGQVQAVLTRGPLGLYAEEIAALPLLEIICVIGAGYEHVDLQAASNRGIVVTNGAGVNAPSVADHAMALLLCLVRDIPRADAAVRRSEWPKIMRPSLAGKQLGILGLGAVGLEIAKRAALGFGMEVSYHNRQPREDVDYTYCATAVELARASDFLILATPGGASTRHLIDRQALDALGPNGFLVNIGRGSVVVTADLITALEQRRIGGAALDVFDDEPNVPDALKRLSNTVLTPHVAGLSPEAAHDTVQRVADNLLEYFAGRPVLTPVALPPRK; via the coding sequence ATGCCCGTCACCGTTCTGGTCCTGGTTGAAACCATCAACGACTACCTGCCGATCATCGAAGGCAATGGCTTTCACGTGATTCTTGCGCCCACCCCGGCCGAACGCACCAAGGCCATCAAGACCCACGGCGGGCAGGTCCAGGCGGTGCTGACCCGTGGCCCGCTGGGCCTGTACGCCGAGGAAATCGCCGCGCTGCCGCTGCTTGAGATCATCTGCGTGATCGGCGCCGGGTATGAACACGTGGACCTGCAAGCCGCCAGCAACCGTGGAATCGTGGTCACCAATGGCGCGGGGGTGAATGCGCCGTCGGTGGCCGACCACGCCATGGCGTTGTTGCTGTGCCTGGTGCGGGACATTCCCCGGGCGGACGCAGCAGTACGGCGCAGCGAATGGCCCAAGATAATGCGCCCTTCCCTGGCCGGCAAACAGTTGGGCATTCTCGGCCTGGGCGCCGTGGGCCTGGAAATCGCCAAGCGGGCCGCCCTGGGTTTTGGCATGGAGGTGAGTTATCACAACCGCCAGCCCCGCGAAGATGTGGACTACACCTACTGCGCCACCGCCGTGGAACTGGCGCGGGCCTCGGACTTCCTGATCCTGGCCACCCCGGGCGGCGCCAGCACGCGACATTTGATCGACCGCCAGGCCCTCGACGCACTGGGGCCCAACGGTTTCCTGGTGAACATCGGCCGTGGCAGCGTGGTAGTCACCGCCGACCTGATTACCGCCCTGGAGCAACGGCGCATCGGCGGCGCGGCACTGGACGTGTTCGACGATGAACCCAACGTGCCCGACGCGCTCAAGCGCCTCAGCAATACCGTGCTCACGCCCCACGTCGCCGGCCTGTCGCCGGAAGCCGCCCATGACACCGTGCAGCGCGTGGCGGACAACCTGCTGGAATACTTTGCCGGCCGCCCTGTGCTGACGCCCGTGGCACTGCCTCCGCGAAAATAA
- a CDS encoding pilus assembly protein TadG-related protein, producing MVCQGPGSARQRGAIGLMGAMTLGIALLFLLLVVDSGRLYLEKRKLQRVADTAALEVVTRGGACVTPNTNAAQFAIQSAARNDFPLNADRTLATTCGTLVTGADFMRAFSPNPSRSDAIQVIATHRVVTSIANRLFMLLSTGPFEPTIRLQAVAVAAVPAPPVAVLTIRSTLLTVDSTKSAALNALIGGLLGGKLQLDAVGWKGLINTDINLLSYLDALAIQLKVSAGNYDELLKTDASVGDLIQAAIDVLKLGGDAVKVVINNLEAIKLIAPGTKILHLGDLLTIQNGTDKSALDVNLQLFNLIQGFVQLSNKYNAVAVELPVDVLGLLNITVKTKVIEPAQVSAIGNPKLIATQPIYVRTAQVRTLISVKLPAIGAVNDLLGGVTALVGLLLGSSFDPKIGQQIDVALEAASGSSTVTGYRCNGPADKALSVLGTTSAVRLMVGQIDPKNLFSSTAPLNVDEFPLLDLGVKTCSNGVCDPRQPYGVGGISLKIDSSVAKTVRNHTYLSPPELKSPPDYFSFSSNNVVGSLSNTLNGIQLINHPPTQGGLIGLVLNLVVGLITGVLNLLSGIISGLLSPLLDPLVNNLLAGLGIDLAKVEIGANLSCNPGGRAVLVI from the coding sequence ATGGTTTGCCAAGGACCCGGCTCGGCCCGCCAACGCGGCGCAATAGGACTGATGGGTGCGATGACCCTGGGGATCGCACTGTTGTTCCTGTTGCTGGTGGTCGACAGCGGCCGGCTGTACCTGGAAAAGCGCAAGCTGCAACGGGTTGCCGACACCGCGGCGCTGGAAGTGGTCACCCGCGGCGGCGCCTGCGTGACGCCGAATACCAACGCCGCGCAATTCGCGATCCAAAGCGCAGCCCGCAATGATTTCCCGCTCAACGCAGACCGTACCCTGGCGACCACCTGTGGCACCCTGGTCACCGGGGCTGACTTCATGCGCGCCTTCAGCCCCAATCCCTCAAGGTCCGATGCGATCCAGGTCATCGCCACCCACCGCGTCGTCACCAGTATCGCCAACCGCCTGTTCATGCTGCTCTCCACCGGCCCTTTCGAGCCGACCATCCGGTTGCAGGCAGTGGCCGTGGCCGCCGTGCCCGCGCCACCGGTGGCCGTACTGACCATCCGCAGCACCTTGCTGACCGTGGACAGCACCAAGTCCGCCGCACTCAATGCGTTGATCGGCGGACTGCTGGGGGGCAAATTGCAACTCGACGCGGTGGGCTGGAAGGGCCTGATCAATACCGATATCAACCTGCTCAGTTACCTGGACGCGCTGGCGATTCAATTGAAGGTCAGCGCCGGCAACTACGACGAGTTGCTCAAGACCGACGCCAGCGTCGGCGATCTGATCCAGGCCGCGATAGATGTACTCAAGCTGGGGGGCGATGCGGTCAAGGTGGTGATCAATAACCTGGAAGCGATCAAGCTGATTGCGCCCGGCACCAAGATCCTGCACCTGGGCGACCTGCTGACCATCCAGAACGGCACCGACAAGAGCGCCCTGGACGTCAACCTGCAACTGTTCAACCTGATCCAGGGGTTTGTGCAACTGTCGAACAAGTACAACGCGGTCGCGGTGGAGTTGCCGGTGGATGTGCTGGGACTGCTGAATATCACGGTCAAGACCAAGGTCATTGAACCGGCGCAGGTTTCCGCCATAGGTAACCCCAAGCTGATCGCCACCCAGCCGATCTACGTCAGGACCGCGCAAGTCAGGACGTTGATCTCGGTGAAACTGCCGGCAATCGGCGCGGTGAACGATTTACTGGGCGGGGTAACGGCGCTGGTGGGCCTCTTGTTAGGCAGCTCCTTTGACCCCAAAATCGGCCAGCAAATCGATGTAGCACTGGAAGCCGCCAGCGGCAGCAGCACGGTCACCGGATATCGCTGCAACGGGCCTGCGGACAAAGCCTTGTCGGTGCTCGGTACCACCTCGGCGGTTAGGCTGATGGTGGGCCAGATCGACCCAAAAAACCTGTTTTCCTCCACAGCACCACTGAACGTTGACGAATTCCCATTACTCGACCTTGGGGTGAAGACCTGTAGCAACGGTGTCTGCGATCCCCGGCAACCGTATGGCGTGGGTGGCATCAGCCTGAAGATCGACAGCAGCGTGGCCAAGACCGTCCGGAACCACACTTACCTGTCGCCGCCCGAGTTGAAAAGCCCCCCGGATTACTTCAGTTTCAGTTCCAACAACGTGGTGGGCAGCTTGAGCAACACCCTCAATGGCATCCAGTTGATCAACCATCCACCGACACAGGGCGGACTGATTGGGCTGGTGCTGAACCTGGTGGTCGGCCTGATCACCGGCGTACTGAATCTGCTCAGCGGCATCATCTCCGGACTGCTCAGCCCGCTCCTCGACCCGCTGGTCAATAACCTGCTCGCCGGCCTGGGCATCGACCTGGCAAAAGTCGAAATCGGTGCCAACCTGTCCTGCAACCCCGGCGGGCGCGCAGTTCTGGTGATCTGA
- a CDS encoding phosphotransferase family protein, whose amino-acid sequence MALNDQSTQIRPGEELDASLIDPYLKAHIPGLSGSVKISQFPGGASNLTYLLEYPGQEFVLRRPPFGHKAKSAHDMGREYRILNQLKDGFPYCPKAYVHCTDESVIGAEFYVMERVNGIILRSDLPPELGLDAAKTEALCKSFIDKFVELHQVDYSACGLADLGKPEGYVERQIRGWSDRYEKALTPDAPSWEAVRAWLNDKMPTDHPTSSIVHNDYRFDNVILDPHNPMQIIGVLDWELTTLGDPLMDLGNTLAYWIEAADPAPVQLMRRQPSNAPGMLTRRQFVDYYAERSGIQIDNFDFYYTYGLFRLAGIVQQIYYRFFHGQTQDNRFAQFIHMNKLLEQMSLNVIKQSSL is encoded by the coding sequence ATGGCGCTTAATGACCAATCGACCCAGATTCGCCCCGGCGAAGAACTTGATGCCAGCCTCATCGATCCCTACCTCAAGGCCCATATCCCGGGCTTGAGCGGCAGCGTCAAAATCAGCCAGTTCCCCGGGGGTGCCTCCAACCTGACGTACCTGCTGGAATACCCCGGCCAGGAATTCGTGCTGCGCCGCCCGCCCTTTGGCCACAAGGCCAAGTCCGCCCACGACATGGGCCGCGAATACCGGATTCTCAACCAGCTCAAGGACGGTTTCCCGTATTGCCCCAAGGCCTACGTGCACTGCACCGACGAGTCGGTGATCGGCGCCGAGTTCTACGTGATGGAGCGGGTCAACGGGATCATCCTGCGCTCGGACCTGCCGCCGGAACTGGGCCTGGACGCGGCGAAAACCGAAGCCTTGTGCAAAAGCTTTATCGACAAGTTCGTCGAGCTGCACCAGGTCGACTACAGCGCCTGCGGCCTGGCCGACCTGGGCAAGCCCGAAGGTTACGTGGAGCGGCAGATTCGCGGCTGGAGCGACCGCTACGAAAAAGCCCTGACCCCCGACGCCCCCAGCTGGGAAGCGGTACGTGCCTGGCTCAACGACAAGATGCCGACCGACCACCCCACCTCGAGCATCGTCCACAACGACTACCGCTTCGACAACGTGATCCTCGACCCGCATAACCCGATGCAGATCATCGGCGTGCTGGACTGGGAACTGACCACCCTCGGCGACCCGCTGATGGACCTGGGCAACACCCTCGCCTACTGGATCGAAGCGGCCGACCCGGCCCCGGTGCAACTGATGCGCCGCCAGCCGAGCAACGCCCCCGGAATGCTTACCCGCCGCCAGTTCGTCGACTACTACGCCGAACGCTCCGGGATCCAGATCGACAATTTCGACTTCTACTACACCTACGGCCTGTTCCGCCTGGCCGGCATCGTGCAGCAGATCTACTACCGCTTCTTCCATGGCCAGACCCAGGACAATCGCTTTGCACAGTTCATTCACATGAACAAGCTGCTTGAGCAGATGAGCCTGAATGTCATCAAACAGTCTTCCCTCTGA
- a CDS encoding SDR family oxidoreductase: MSKTQLFDLDGKIAFVSGASRGIGEAIAKLLAQQGAHVIVSSRKIDGCQHVADAIIADGGKATAIACHIGEMEQITNVFAAIREQFGRLDILVNNAATNPQFCNVLDTDLGAFQKTVDVNIRGYFFMSVEAGKLMRENGGGSIINVASINGISPGVFQGIYSVTKAAVINMTKVFAKECAPFGIRCNALLPGLTDTKFASALVKNDSILKMALAQIPLKRVADPSEMAGAVLYLASDASSYTTGVSLNVDGGFLS; the protein is encoded by the coding sequence ATGTCCAAGACCCAACTGTTCGACCTCGACGGCAAGATCGCTTTCGTTTCCGGCGCCAGCCGCGGTATCGGTGAGGCCATCGCCAAGTTGCTGGCCCAGCAAGGCGCCCACGTGATCGTGTCGAGCCGCAAGATCGACGGCTGCCAGCACGTGGCCGACGCGATCATCGCCGACGGCGGCAAGGCCACGGCAATTGCCTGCCATATCGGCGAAATGGAACAGATCACCAACGTGTTCGCCGCGATCCGCGAACAGTTCGGCCGCCTGGACATCCTGGTCAACAACGCCGCCACCAACCCGCAGTTCTGCAACGTGCTGGACACCGACCTGGGCGCATTCCAGAAGACCGTCGACGTGAACATCCGCGGCTACTTCTTCATGTCGGTGGAAGCCGGCAAGCTGATGCGCGAGAACGGTGGCGGCAGCATCATCAACGTGGCCTCGATCAACGGGATTTCGCCGGGCGTATTCCAGGGCATCTACTCGGTGACCAAGGCCGCGGTGATCAACATGACCAAAGTCTTCGCCAAGGAATGCGCGCCGTTCGGCATTCGTTGCAACGCACTGCTGCCGGGCCTGACCGACACCAAGTTCGCCTCGGCACTGGTGAAGAACGACTCGATCCTGAAAATGGCCCTGGCGCAGATCCCCCTCAAGCGCGTGGCCGACCCGAGCGAGATGGCCGGCGCGGTGCTGTACCTGGCCAGCGACGCGTCGAGCTACACTACCGGTGTATCGCTGAATGTAGACGGTGGTTTCCTGTCCTGA
- a CDS encoding PLP-dependent aminotransferase family protein, translating into MELHVVIKGRKDLAEQLYQQLRAAIESGQLVAGAQLPPSRLLALQLGVSRKTVSDTYAALTYEGLLVGRIGRGTFVNAWATRREHLQSAADLACAANLAKWQALPAPMGHPNRETRPSRDFIGGATARSQFPQDEWRRCTLDALRRISQDSGFYSRPEGLPALRSAIAGHIAFSRGVRCSEDDIVVTNGAQQALDLIARVVLEPGTVVAMEDPGYTPVRLMFDAMGATVVGVPVDEHGLRVDLIPDGARLIYVTPSHQFPLGMPMSVPRREALLARALALGAIVIEDDYDSEFRYEGRPTDSLQSMDTRGVVAYVGTFSKTLLPELRLGYTVLPPAIFGAVLKAKQLTDQHSSTLPQWALAKFISEGYLLKHIRRCHGVYAGRRERILQRLAGDLSPWFDVVPTVAGFHLAALCKVPVNIPQLTQLAREADVGLYPLSVFFHDTPVREGLKIGFGAIETLDIDPALDVVRDILRQIG; encoded by the coding sequence ATGGAACTGCACGTCGTTATCAAGGGCCGCAAGGACCTGGCCGAACAGCTTTACCAGCAATTGCGCGCGGCCATTGAGTCGGGACAACTGGTGGCCGGGGCGCAATTGCCTCCCAGCCGCTTGCTGGCCCTGCAACTGGGCGTGTCGCGCAAGACAGTCTCAGACACCTACGCGGCGCTGACCTACGAAGGGTTGTTGGTCGGCAGGATCGGCCGTGGCACGTTCGTCAACGCCTGGGCCACGCGCCGCGAACACCTGCAAAGTGCCGCCGACCTTGCCTGCGCCGCCAACCTGGCCAAGTGGCAGGCCCTTCCCGCGCCCATGGGTCACCCCAACCGTGAAACCCGCCCGAGCCGGGACTTTATCGGCGGTGCCACCGCCCGCAGCCAGTTCCCTCAGGATGAATGGCGGCGCTGCACCCTCGATGCCTTGCGCCGTATCTCACAGGACAGCGGCTTCTACAGCCGGCCGGAAGGCTTGCCGGCCCTGCGCAGTGCAATCGCCGGGCATATCGCATTTTCCCGTGGGGTCAGGTGCAGCGAAGACGACATCGTAGTCACCAACGGCGCCCAGCAGGCGCTTGACCTGATCGCCCGCGTGGTGCTGGAACCGGGCACCGTCGTCGCCATGGAAGACCCCGGCTACACCCCGGTGCGACTGATGTTCGACGCCATGGGGGCGACCGTGGTGGGCGTGCCGGTGGACGAACACGGCCTGCGGGTCGACTTGATTCCCGACGGCGCGCGGCTGATCTACGTGACACCGTCCCATCAGTTCCCCCTGGGCATGCCCATGAGCGTGCCGCGCCGTGAGGCGTTGCTGGCACGTGCGCTGGCGTTGGGCGCCATCGTGATCGAGGATGACTACGACAGCGAATTCCGCTACGAGGGCCGCCCCACCGACTCCCTGCAAAGCATGGACACCCGCGGCGTGGTCGCCTACGTCGGGACCTTCTCGAAAACCCTGCTGCCGGAGTTGCGCCTGGGCTACACGGTGTTGCCGCCGGCGATTTTCGGCGCGGTGCTCAAGGCCAAGCAACTCACCGACCAGCACAGCTCCACCCTGCCGCAATGGGCCCTGGCCAAGTTCATCAGCGAAGGCTACCTGCTCAAGCACATTCGGCGCTGCCATGGGGTATATGCCGGGCGCCGGGAACGGATTCTGCAGCGCCTGGCGGGGGACCTCTCGCCGTGGTTCGACGTGGTGCCCACCGTGGCCGGGTTCCATCTGGCCGCACTGTGCAAGGTGCCGGTGAATATTCCGCAGCTCACCCAATTGGCACGGGAGGCTGACGTGGGGCTCTATCCGCTGAGCGTGTTTTTCCACGACACACCGGTACGCGAGGGACTGAAGATCGGGTTTGGCGCGATCGAAACCCTGGACATTGACCCGGCGCTGGACGTGGTGCGGGATATCCTGCGACAGATTGGCTGA